From Candidatus Eisenbacteria bacterium, a single genomic window includes:
- a CDS encoding GreA/GreB family elongation factor gives MEQTGTWKEWIPLLLDPENDEALYLHSGVRDSITEILNEAQEELSLNEVIETTQSHLPTSGIHPAAHSLMGLGNLRLENIPEATAQLTSVCNRLEKERRWDALGWVAEQFFNGTESLKAARFLTKVAEEAGLTALPGDVLNNIYNAYPDEYRLAYLKAQQAREAKDTENYRRYLFQSLQGFLQTFRADRIEEIYLELVGSVDDETHQRLFRGAIRLAKKKWDIAEPLLDLLLPHFKTSELAKMGWDTFLEMLVKIPTATPTLRRFLRTIAPMAFPEVDDVDSVLMQSGLFDERTKPETAVQNLKALLDLAPGYYVLHAGWGVGKITNNDGEYLVIDFLPNKPNHRMGLQLALRALEVLPHDDLRVLAMARPEELARLVREEPEQMIYLALREAGGQATTTALRKRLNDTVANVKSWATWWKETKPRLENHPRIDLSLSFRNTFRIIEGLGGEEEVPLPSLDRKRGIRTNLNLIRRFLEQHPSSKTSSSHIHGPILKQWIMDERTHSDERVALYLFLESELEIQEQGKGDVIRTALADGLEPSDVGEQSHQFAILDAGFSHGDSKTDAILFGLASRHSAVREKAAAALRENAEEGKNLLIDLLRNPGRRPVAALALIQHSVNAPDNDPFWPDPWEAAFGAALLADVTTRDMLRRQAVAILDPKGTLAQKAGRTEPSENIASRWSHFLKQWRSSERALFHVYAFLSKAGLGRVVDEVKGVRDAATNRALQGEGEKIEILGIPMTQGTYEMLIAERDRTALALRTTIPEAIKTAREMGDLRENAEYDAAKLKQSQETDRLGSLNRRIQQAEIIEDMTLPEDKAGPGTEIVLEDTQSGECHTHWILGEGDAHLGDDVISVMAPLGQAVLGKSAGVTIELDDQDGEGRQSYRLLEIRRRLP, from the coding sequence TTGGAACAAACAGGGACCTGGAAAGAGTGGATACCCCTTCTGCTGGACCCCGAGAATGATGAAGCACTCTATCTTCATTCGGGCGTCCGTGATTCGATCACCGAGATCCTGAATGAAGCGCAGGAAGAGTTGAGTCTCAACGAGGTCATCGAAACGACTCAATCGCATCTTCCAACATCGGGAATCCACCCTGCGGCGCACTCCCTTATGGGATTAGGTAACCTTCGGCTCGAGAATATCCCGGAAGCAACGGCTCAACTGACTTCGGTCTGCAACCGCCTCGAGAAGGAGCGCCGCTGGGATGCTCTGGGGTGGGTGGCGGAACAATTCTTCAACGGCACCGAATCGTTGAAAGCCGCTCGATTTTTAACAAAAGTCGCTGAGGAAGCGGGTCTGACGGCTCTTCCCGGGGATGTTCTCAATAATATCTATAACGCCTACCCCGATGAATACCGGCTGGCCTATTTAAAAGCCCAACAGGCCCGGGAAGCCAAGGATACAGAGAACTACCGCCGCTATTTGTTTCAGAGCCTCCAGGGATTCCTTCAAACATTCCGTGCTGACAGAATCGAAGAAATCTATCTGGAACTCGTCGGATCAGTGGACGATGAAACACACCAGCGCCTTTTCCGCGGAGCGATCCGCCTGGCGAAAAAAAAATGGGATATCGCCGAGCCGCTGCTCGATCTTCTTCTGCCCCACTTCAAGACGAGCGAATTGGCGAAGATGGGATGGGATACTTTCCTCGAGATGCTGGTTAAAATCCCCACGGCCACCCCTACCTTGCGCCGTTTTCTGCGGACCATCGCTCCCATGGCATTCCCTGAGGTTGACGATGTCGATTCCGTGCTGATGCAAAGCGGCCTGTTTGATGAGAGAACGAAACCGGAAACAGCGGTTCAAAATCTCAAGGCGCTTCTCGATCTCGCTCCCGGGTATTACGTTCTACATGCCGGATGGGGTGTCGGGAAGATCACGAACAATGACGGTGAATATCTGGTGATCGACTTCCTTCCCAACAAGCCGAATCACCGGATGGGCCTGCAACTCGCCCTCCGGGCCCTTGAAGTCCTGCCGCATGACGACTTGAGGGTCCTGGCGATGGCGCGCCCGGAAGAATTAGCGCGGCTTGTCCGGGAAGAGCCCGAGCAAATGATCTATCTGGCCTTGAGAGAGGCCGGTGGGCAGGCCACCACCACAGCCCTGCGCAAGCGCCTGAATGACACGGTCGCAAACGTGAAAAGTTGGGCGACCTGGTGGAAAGAGACAAAGCCGAGGCTTGAAAATCATCCGCGCATAGATCTTTCACTTTCATTCCGGAACACTTTTAGAATTATTGAAGGTCTTGGCGGCGAAGAGGAAGTTCCGCTTCCGTCGCTCGATCGCAAGCGCGGGATCCGCACCAATCTCAATCTTATCCGCCGTTTTCTCGAACAGCACCCCAGCTCGAAAACATCGTCCAGCCATATCCACGGTCCTATCTTAAAACAATGGATCATGGATGAGCGGACGCACTCCGACGAACGCGTCGCCCTTTATCTTTTCCTTGAAAGTGAATTGGAGATCCAGGAACAGGGGAAAGGCGATGTCATCCGAACCGCGCTGGCGGATGGACTTGAGCCATCCGATGTCGGGGAACAATCCCACCAGTTTGCGATTCTCGACGCCGGATTTTCTCATGGGGATTCAAAAACAGATGCCATCCTCTTCGGGCTCGCCAGCCGTCACAGCGCCGTACGGGAAAAGGCCGCCGCCGCCCTCCGCGAGAACGCGGAGGAAGGTAAAAACCTCCTCATCGATCTTCTGCGCAATCCCGGCCGGCGACCCGTTGCGGCTCTCGCTCTGATTCAACATTCCGTGAACGCGCCGGATAATGATCCTTTCTGGCCCGACCCTTGGGAGGCCGCCTTTGGCGCAGCTCTGCTGGCCGATGTCACAACACGCGACATGCTGCGGCGCCAAGCTGTGGCGATTCTTGATCCCAAAGGGACTCTGGCCCAAAAGGCCGGAAGAACAGAGCCCTCGGAAAATATTGCCTCCCGCTGGTCACATTTCCTCAAGCAGTGGCGCTCTTCCGAAAGAGCTCTCTTTCACGTTTATGCCTTTCTCTCCAAAGCCGGATTGGGCAGAGTGGTCGATGAGGTCAAGGGTGTCCGCGACGCCGCCACCAACCGGGCCCTTCAAGGAGAAGGTGAGAAGATCGAGATTCTTGGTATCCCGATGACCCAGGGGACATATGAAATGCTGATCGCAGAGCGCGATCGGACGGCTCTCGCCCTTCGAACAACGATACCTGAGGCGATAAAAACGGCGAGAGAGATGGGCGATCTGCGCGAGAACGCCGAATACGACGCGGCAAAACTTAAACAATCACAAGAGACGGACCGATTGGGATCCCTGAACCGGCGGATTCAACAGGCGGAGATCATTGAGGATATGACCCTGCCCGAGGATAAAGCCGGTCCCGGCACCGAGATTGTCTTGGAAGATACGCAGTCGGGGGAATGCCATACCCATTGGATCCTTGGTGAGGGTGATGCCCATCTGGGAGATGACGTGATCTCCGTCATGGCGCCCCTCGGCCAGGCCGTCTTGGGCAAGAGCGCCGGCGTCACCATCGAACTTGATGATCAGGATGGAGAGGGACGGCAGAGCTATCGATTGCTCGAGATCCGACGGCGCCTGCCATAG
- a CDS encoding methyltransferase domain-containing protein: protein MSDPSIEPTGRSLLNSPWPPRDPFLPGPIQWSQLVALRSIILEPQPFCCDPLSGDPYSGDIWRRHGFILLDLRDHAAYEKGHVPGSCHIPAGELPIRRHEIPPKWRPLLLTTDTPDEGSFAVSFFKGTQHRFIRWISEPTSAWPQEMEAGPSRVPSWEIRPCLHHPSLHHPSRAGNTSTAAALDLACGSGRNAVWLALLGWKVLAVDILPEALEMTRNLAARWGAGVTTQAMNLAKEDPLAPDRFDLIVVTRFLERALFPRMTASLKQGGLLIYDTFTEAQAGKGRPHNPRHWLRRNELRAAFPGLSLLDYAEGADTAGDEIAVLIARKPIPDPDHGSIRRAHREGAKMSQETNSHGPTHPSVPIHLIPEAVGRIVLGAFSMTGVNPLAPQDPIHEEIERQGRDLRAVYSNPSEAGVLLRPARELYRAIGLDPTKRRPSSEALFRRLISGKGLYRVNAVVDTINLCSLRMMLSIGLYDLKAIQGPVQLRIGKTGESYDGIGKGTITVEGRWTLADAVGAFGNPSSDSWRTRITEETRDLLFVAFAPSGYDPEALKIRLEESAETLKTFCGGIPGSFDITR from the coding sequence ATGAGTGATCCTTCAATTGAGCCTACGGGTCGATCTCTCCTCAACTCTCCTTGGCCGCCCCGCGATCCCTTTCTTCCGGGGCCGATCCAATGGTCCCAATTGGTTGCCTTGAGATCGATCATCCTTGAACCACAACCGTTCTGCTGCGATCCCCTCTCAGGCGATCCCTACAGCGGCGATATCTGGCGACGCCATGGTTTCATACTTCTAGATCTTAGGGATCACGCGGCGTATGAAAAAGGACATGTGCCGGGATCCTGTCATATTCCGGCCGGGGAGCTTCCGATCCGCCGCCATGAGATCCCCCCCAAGTGGCGCCCTCTTCTTCTTACCACTGATACACCGGATGAAGGATCCTTCGCCGTCTCGTTTTTTAAAGGGACGCAGCACAGATTCATCCGGTGGATCAGTGAACCAACCTCGGCCTGGCCGCAGGAGATGGAGGCCGGTCCATCCCGTGTGCCCTCCTGGGAAATCCGACCTTGTTTGCACCATCCCTCTTTGCACCATCCCTCTCGCGCCGGCAACACCTCAACTGCAGCCGCGCTTGACCTCGCCTGTGGTTCGGGACGGAACGCCGTCTGGCTGGCTCTTTTGGGATGGAAGGTTTTGGCGGTGGATATCCTTCCCGAGGCATTGGAGATGACCCGAAATCTCGCGGCGAGGTGGGGTGCCGGGGTCACAACGCAGGCGATGAATCTTGCCAAGGAAGACCCCCTGGCGCCGGATCGGTTCGATCTTATCGTCGTCACCCGTTTTCTGGAACGCGCCCTCTTCCCCAGAATGACGGCCTCATTGAAACAGGGCGGACTTCTCATTTACGACACCTTCACTGAGGCCCAGGCGGGCAAAGGGCGCCCTCACAATCCCCGCCATTGGTTGAGACGAAATGAGTTGCGAGCCGCCTTTCCCGGTCTATCCCTTCTCGATTATGCTGAGGGGGCCGACACGGCAGGGGATGAGATCGCTGTTCTCATCGCCCGGAAACCCATACCCGATCCAGACCATGGATCCATTAGAAGGGCTCACAGGGAGGGTGCGAAGATGTCCCAGGAGACCAACAGCCATGGCCCGACCCATCCGTCGGTACCGATTCACCTCATTCCCGAAGCCGTTGGGCGGATTGTCCTTGGCGCCTTTTCGATGACCGGCGTGAATCCCCTGGCGCCGCAGGATCCGATCCATGAGGAGATTGAAAGGCAGGGACGGGATCTTCGGGCGGTCTATTCCAATCCCTCAGAAGCCGGTGTTCTGTTGCGCCCGGCCCGGGAGCTCTATCGGGCCATCGGCCTGGATCCCACCAAACGGCGGCCTTCATCGGAGGCCCTCTTTAGGCGTCTTATCTCGGGCAAAGGCCTCTACAGGGTGAACGCCGTTGTGGATACGATAAACCTATGTTCCCTCCGGATGATGCTCTCGATCGGTCTTTATGATCTGAAAGCGATTCAGGGACCGGTGCAGCTGCGCATCGGCAAAACCGGCGAATCATACGACGGCATCGGAAAAGGAACGATAACCGTCGAGGGGCGTTGGACTTTGGCCGACGCGGTGGGAGCTTTCGGGAATCCCAGTTCCGATTCGTGGCGGACACGCATCACAGAAGAGACGCGGGATCTTCTCTTTGTCGCCTTTGCCCCTTCAGGATATGACCCTGAAGCCCTCAAGATCCGGCTCGAGGAGTCGGCGGAGACCCTCAAGACCTTCTGCGGCGGCATACCGGGCTCTTTTGACATCACCCGCTGA